The nucleotide sequence CATGTCCACCCTCTCCCCGACGAGCTCCAGCTGGTCACGGACATCCGCTCCCCTTACAACCACATCCGCTTCGCCAACGTCTCCCCACAGGACGCGGGCCACCCGCTCGCCGGcgctcgcctcctcctcctcgacggGCCGGGCAACATCCACTCCCCCTCGCCGCGACGACCAGGCCCCGCTCACCGCCACCTACCTGGACGGCTGGACGCCTTCGCCACGCTCCCGCCTCTCCTCCTGCGGccgtccctcgcggtcctcggcTTTGGCGCCGGCTCCACCCCTCGCGCGTTGCTCCACTTCTGCCCGGACCTCTCCATGCACGGCTGGGAGCTGGACCCCGTGGTGCTCGCCGTCGCCCGAAACTTCTTTGGCCTCGCGAAGCTAGAGAAGGACCACGCGGCGCGCCTGTCCGTGCACGTCAGCGACGCGCTGGAGTGCCAGGCGCCGCCCGGCGGCGGCTTCGGCGGCGCCGTGGTTGACCTGTTCATCGGCGGGAGATGCTGTCGGAGCTCCAGGAGCCGGACACATGGCGGTGGCTCGGCGGGATCATGGCGCGCGGGGGTCGGATGATGGTGAACTGTGGCGGCGTGTGcgtggaggccgaggaggaggggAGGCACGGCGAGGCGGTCAAGGACGCCACGCTGCGGGCGATGGCCGCAGCGTTCGGGGAGGGGATGGTGTCGGTGATGGACGTGGATGAGAGCTGGGTGGCCATGACAGGGCCACCGGTGACAGTGCCAGAGGTGGCGGCCGCGTGGAAGCCGCAGCTACCCCCGGAGATGCGGCATTTCGTTGACGCGTGGAGACCGTACAACGGCATAAGTGGCGAATGAATCCAGCTGGCTCAGCTGGGAATTGATGTCTTCATCACTGGGTGTGCTGTCTTTTAATTAAGCAACCATCAGTGGATGGTTGCTTTGTTGCACTCTTTCAGGAAGTGATGAATACAGAGGTTAGGTGTATACTTGTTTCAGTAGCAAGCTTTCAGTCAATTTTGTGGTTGGTTATGGCTAGGTTATCCCCTTGAGATGTTGGAACTAAGGATGATTTGTTGGCTTGCCTTTGAATTATACTTTTAATTGTAAAGGCTCAAACTGTAGGTAGGAAAGGCCCTCTTCActttgctgaaaagccatggctgaaagtactattcgctgatttattgtgagagagaaacattgttggttcactaaaatagtacggctcagaagacaagcgaacatggccataaTTTACATCGTGCTTATataggtgtggcagaaccacccaaaataatgcacttacggaggtgcttgtcttccactagacactaagcaacctgagagcgagctacatcggacggattccatcgagcacaccccaagggagagcccgaataatccacatttatccctcaggatccaataatgataacaagtttacattacttagtccatttcatacatccagagttcttagaaatatattattatagtacCAAATTCATAGTGCggaaatttaacagcggaatgaaaagaaacatctattgATAATAttcaaggatctgtctgtgcccaccagaagaatccttcacacaacggttactcctcaagcagtacatgcaacaggggtaaataaccctgagtacacaatatactcataagacttatccgactagtgggaataattttctgactccaagggatatgataagctttatggtttgctgtgttccttttttgcagaaagcaatactaatagtgaatccttatgtatgttaatTATTAGCATTTATGATTGGTTcgttatctaaccattctatgtaagcacatgttctattttcaagcaaaAGTTAAGCAAACAGttctatttcaccatctttcctctttcagttcttactacggtgctagattgtagataagccataccggatcgccgacgattcatgaatcaatgtgcccagctgggtacctcgaaacacacgccccgcttgtaccctaggcataagcaggaccaacccgccactctcctatcatggggtccaggtccccgtctaaacttagactctaagcccccgctcctgaatcccggactcagtgcggtgcttagacctccaccatccccgcctctaatcagtcgatccggaaagagctagaacccacgacaagagagcaacaagtcttccctgtgcccatacctaagtatgtgctggggataataagtctgtgacttgcctagagtccaataCAACGACTGGTCCTTAATCAACTCAGACagggaaatagtgtaaccaagctatgcccctttggccgtaggacacaacctcttacacccaccaatacccgaaCCATATCCATGTccggtctctattttcctttttaccattttatcatgagtgataataataatcatctattgtgagcaacggtaggttactcacgctatcaaaatcctgagcatagcaactactcgacctatgctagtaggacttttaggtaggtatatctatgcatgtagttttcataaaatgcatgtgacgtaaatgcacatcatgtatatatatccatatatcattcaaaataagggttatgcaccggggcttgccttgggcaggcggggtgtcaacaaagtcagcaactaatGGCTCTAGGGCTCGCTgctgtacgagaatctcctcctcatactcctcgatgatctcctcgtactcctgctcaccagcaggcacaaactctaccaactcgttatctacatgcataaaatgatgatgcaacacttagtaatacggcaacaacaactcttaaaataagaatacatctatcaagctactaagctagctctaccgactaagatgctaagttgcctatcattttcattaaacatgtatgaaacatttcatgtattaacttagcaactaaaggcattcttactcttaatacagatttactatatatataataaaacaaggagtactagctaccatatttatcaacctattctaaggctacaaaaattacagtgagtgccTAATAATGTTATgagtctactgtaaaatttttagagctcgcacttctaccatttcatcatgaaaattcattctctaaataatccTAATAACAACAAGCATATTACAAcaaataaagtaaccctaaagatACCATAGaactatatgaactaaatacactaaaagctagatcatgaatttaggaaactaacaaaatttacttcacgatttttggacacttacataattttatactaactatcaaagatcagttcacaatttaatttagaaaagcattaactaattcattagaaaagaaaagggtGAAACAGCCCGGCGCAGCCCATCGCGGCTCGGCCCAACCCCCACGCAGCGCGCGCGCATGCGCGACCCACTGACGCGGCCCACGCGGGCGCAGCCCAACCGCGCGACAATggcccacgacggggaggccCACGCGCTGGTATTTTTGCGAAAACGACCTTGAACTACCTGGAATTCCCCCCAAGGGTCGCAGCACTATTCCTACTATCAGCGCTTAAGCAAACTAGCCTTCAAATCATCCTATCTTTACCATGGCCAGGTCCTTGGGCACCCGCTCACGCACAGGGCGGTCCCGCTGACCAGCCTAGCCCCTCCCTACCCCCAATAGCGAgtcgatgctcacctagatgcaaaCGCGAATCGGTGGGCGGTGAAGCGGTGAACGGAGACTCGGTCCAGAGCTCTCTCCACGGCGGTGGACTCCACCTATGGCGGCGGCCATGTTCCCGTGAGCCAAGGCACAAACGACGTGAACGAACCAAAGAATGGGTATCAGCCACTCACCCAGAACCTACCTAACGTGGTGGCTTGATCGGGGACGGATCGGGTGTGTCCAGCCACGCGCACACGGCAAGCACAGTGATGGTCGTGGTGGCGTGATCGCGTCAGCGGTGCTAGGCAGGCAGTAGCCGTGCAAATTGGGGGTGCACACAAGGTGAAGGACTACGAGGTGAGGCTAGGGGTGCAACCAATTGGGCTCGGGAGGACTAGGCGGGTAATGCCCACGACAACGGCATCTAAGCCTTTAATGACGCGACGGCGGACGccggctccaaattggagcttgacaAGGCACGATGTGACACGGTGCGGGGTTGACTGGCTAGCAGGCTAGAAGACGGAGTTGGGAGCGCACTGAATTGATTGGACACGACCTATCCACGCCGAATTGGTGGAACGGTCTGGCTAGACCGACAGCAGAGGAAGAAGGGGGAAAAGAAAGGGATGGGGCCGGCTGCTTGTCTAAGCTCTGGTGGGACGTGGCTGACGCACATGCGCAAGCACTGTGAGCCAATGCAACCAGGAGAGGGGAGGCATGCCCGTGTGCGAGCGGTGGCAGCGCAGCAGCGCGGTCGTGGCGCCATTAATGGCGAATGACAAGCGGGTGGCCTCGGCAAGGCCACGTGCACGAATTCGACGACAACGTCGTAGAGACGCGATGCAACGCTGTGGCATGGCAGTGATAGCGCAGCGCTGCACGGTGATGGGACGGCGGTGGCGCAGCAGCTCAGGCGGACGTGACGCAAGGCAGTGGCACTGACCCTGCGAGGGCAGGCGACCAGGGCATCGGGTCCGCCGAGCACGGCGGTGCGCATCGTGGGAGTGTGCGTGCTCTGCTCGTGCAACACGTGCCTGGCGCGGCAGCGGCCATGCCACTGCACCCGAGCGGAACAGCGACGGCGCCTGTGCCGGCAATGGCACACCTCACAGCAGTGTGGAGGAGCAGCTGCATGCCTGGGCAGCCGGCCACCATGACCAGCCGGGCGCAGCCAGACACACGCGCGCGCGGCCAGCGCGCCGATGACGGCACAGGACCATGGTGACCGCGTCAACGCGATAAAACCGGTTGGGAACGTTGTGCACACAATCTTTAAAGCGTTCAAAAAAACCCCAAACGTTGATCTAATCGCCCAACCACCTATGCAATTTCTAAGAGGGCATAttaagctactaaaacaagtcaTGAAACCACACCACTACTTAACCCGATTCTTCTACAAAAATCACCAAACCTAGCTTTGTCAAACCACTTTTCAGACTTACGAAATCGACTAAGTCTCGATCAGAGTCGCgccaaattcgatttccaaggtATTAGGTATGCTAGCTACTGAATTCATTTTTCGAccgcaggtatttcatcgtcatctacaaggtttgtacttctaactttattaaagttccgtatatactttctatagtgttttcgttcaataaaaattcacgaaCATCCGTACTTAACAATTTCATACGTCACGAACGACCTTTCGTTAAGTATTTTCGTTGGTCGCTTTAAATTACGTAAATTTATTcacactatattacatacattaacacataattatgatgctcatgtagtgttttatcAAAAGattttacagtgtaacaccgagggtgttacaataggTAAGGTTGCTAAGTTAAAAACAGATTAGGGACAAGGATAGACAATTCAATTGTCAAATCAGGGATTGAGATTATCACAGGGGGGTTGGATGGATAATCTGATTTCCTGTGAGTTCAATTGTTTTGAACTTATACCGTTAACATAAAAAATGGTTGTATTTAGCTGTTAAGGAAGCACAGAAACATGTCATTGTTATGATTTATAAACAAAGTGGAATGGAAAGAATAAATCCTATTCGAATTGGGACCTGGATACGGTGCAGTAGTAACTACTACAGCAAGATAAGCAGTAGCAGCATCTCAGCCATCCAAGGGATCACCGATGGCTAGGATCAGAGCCCCTTTTTTTCTCATTTGTTTCTTCACCATGTGCTAGAAAGAACTGAGCACAGAAGAGTTGacgcttcttttttttttttgagcattgCTCATCTCGTGTGAGTCACCAACAGCGCCAGACTCAAAGTATGAAAATTACAAAAATATACTATTACGGCGCATATATGTTgaaaattataaaaatatatctgGAACCAATAAATCTCAAAAACATATAActaatattaaagagccaaaATCCCGCCTCTATTTTTTTCCGTTCAATCTGACCGACCGTTGTTTACTTTAATGGTGACCAATATTATGATTAATTGATGCAAAATGGTCATTTACGATATATGAATTGCTATTTCGTGCACAACTAAGTCAAATAATGAGCAAGGACACTATAGACATTTGGCATATTTCATACattaaaaaaagaacaaaaggagCCGTTTTGCGTTTTCTAGAATGCCTTTGGCTCCTTTAAATAAGTAGCTTCTTCAAAAGaaccagaggagccagagccttACTAAGGGCCCGTTTGACACGGCTTCGACCGGCTCCGGCTTATCTGACAAACACTGCAGCAACGCTGTAGCGAAAagccggttttctctctcttACTTTTCTATCTCACTGTAGCATGCGACACTGTAGCAAGCGGGGGGGAAAGCCAGAAAACCCGACTTCTCCGGCTTCGATGAATAGTGCCGACGTCAGTGAGAGGGGGAAGGAGAGAGAAAACCGGTTttgctacagtgttgctacagtgtttTGTCAGATAAGCCGGTGGCCGCCGAAGGGGTGCCAAACGGGCCCTAAACTTACTCTAACGCAAAGCTCTGTTTCCGAACTTCTGATCTATGTAACAATATTGTCAGTCAAGTCAAACTTGGGGGGTGTTTAGATCCCTTCCAGTTTGGaaaatggacactgtagcacttttgtttttatttggcaaaaatcgtccaattatggactatttaggcttaaaagattcgtctcgtcaattacgggcaaattgtgcaattagttattttttttacctacatttaatgctccatgcatgtgccgcaaaatttgatgtgacagggaatcttgggaaactttggattttgggtgggatctaaacagggccttggtAGGCGAAATGTCGTGTTAGCAACCAGCTCATTTAAAAATTACACTTTAATCCACTCCTCTGAGCAGAAAATCTCAATTAAACATCAACTCACTCCGACGTTGCGAATCCATTCCGATCTGCATAGATGCggtgttagaattttaggcaTTACTCGACATATTTTAAAAAAGACAATAGCTTCTTAATAGGGGTGGTATGGaacttaaaaagaaaaaaatacatcttacctccctcaacttttatgAAAATCTGTTTTTTCTCCGTGAACTCTAAAACCGGGTAAACCacctccctgaacttttaaaCCCGTTAGTTTTACCTCACTGTCCGGTTATAAGTGGTttcaaaggcggttttgtctttttcttttttatttattttggctgaatctttaaaaaattatagtaaataaaaaatataaaatagataatctaattttgttggactccacgtgaATAGTTCTACACactgaacatataatatggtatgctttagaacaaattttttgttgtagctttatatctatgtttttctataattaattcatagttcCAGTTTTTGTCATGTATAACACGCGTGAGCTGTCAACACGTGGAGGCCTCACACTTAAAATAGTCCGGTGCAAACAAATACCTACTGCatatgtcggtgcgaaaagtgaccaacaagtaaatatttgtagttttgtcgtacgttgtgatcggaagtagcctagcactcaatgacacagggtttatactggttcaggcaatgtgccctacgtccagtttgagtcggtcggagactttattcctgagcctaggtgctcgaagtttgctgtggggttacaaacgagtgggaataatatggggtgttagaggtccggtcggactctggactgaagggccaagagtgacgggagctcctgcgTGCGTTGAGTATAGAaacatatgctctgtgtagctttagagttctagagccatagagttgttcgagtgctcagaatatCTAAAGGCAGAGAGAGAGTCAGAATGACCgttcttttaggagagagcgcatccccttttatagatgaaggggacgacggCTTTACAAGTttgggagagagagagtgtgtgttttCTAGtattgttgcccacgccattgggtacaagacagtttgtcgacacccacaatactgttgacacccagatgcatgtggtaggcgtCATCGTGTTCttttggtatggcaaatgtcggcacctatcatactgtaggataaatatcggcgcccacaatattgttcatgttctgacatgtatgaaaggttgcaaagcacccttctaaCATGGCCCGATAGTAttgtcctgtaggtgtgcagggtacggtcttcggtattgtggttgacttgagcgtcttgccTTATCTACTTcgcctgattcttgggtcctcaccgagcgggcgtcctcggtcgatcattccagtcggctccgaccgcgccggtCGCAGAAGAGCTGTAggcagaggtttggtgtattccCGGTCGAAAAAATAggtcagagtcgaaagcgagcatcatcccctccttggccaggccttctagtcggagactggatcgctcttctggccTGTCATTAGGTATCTAGGCCGGCTCAGGAGTCGCACGCTGTTGTAATGTCGTCTGCTGGGCTGAGTTTTTACTGGAAAGCGGGCCCATCGGAGACCCTGGGTTtgtgaacccgataggagcccccgagcccttttgggacttctgtgaagtcgtGAAGGGGCTGTTTATACTCGTTGTATGAGAGCAACGGATGGGTGTAAGATCGTGAGTCACCGTTGGGTGCGACGGAGCGCGGACCCATGCGTTGGGCGTGGCTGAGGGGTCAGGCGCGACGGAGCATGGACCTAGGCATTGGACCGATGACCCAGCATGCTGATCAGCGGTCGTACAGggtgtaggcagcatagtgaccatgcgtCCGTCACTGTGGGTCGATGTGAGTCCTCTGGAACATCATGTCGCGGAGACGGGTCGTGCTGAGACGTGACCGCTCCCTGTAcgatgtcagaagtttgacctggGGTTGTACTCTCTACCCcatagtggttggtggcggtCGCGAGCTTCCGTTAGGGACCGTGTCCGAGGAATTGGGTGAAGCagggccagccctcagacgtcgagcgaggcggagccagccctcgggggtcgaacgaggcggagcccagcaaGGGGCGTGCCCTTGGTGGTCCTAGAAATTgcctaggggattttttgacttgccagcgggtgcgcgcgagcgcaactggt is from Miscanthus floridulus cultivar M001 chromosome 7, ASM1932011v1, whole genome shotgun sequence and encodes:
- the LOC136462689 gene encoding LOW QUALITY PROTEIN: uncharacterized protein (The sequence of the model RefSeq protein was modified relative to this genomic sequence to represent the inferred CDS: inserted 3 bases in 2 codons; deleted 2 bases in 1 codon) yields the protein MALMAPNPLSSGLRLRLKCTNATVAAARSPSVHVHPLPDELQLVTDIRSPYNHIRFANVSPQDAGHPLAGARLLLLDGPGNIHSXPRRDDQAPLTATYGRLDAFATLPPLLLRPSLAVLGFGAGSTPRALLHFCPDLSMHGWELDPVVLAVARNFFGLAKLEKDHAARLSVHVSDALECQAPPGGGFGGAVVDLFIGGXMLSELQEPDTWRWLGGIMARGGRMMVNCGGVCVEAEEEGRHGEAVKDATLRAMAAAFGEGMVSVMDVDESWVAMTGPPVTVPEVAAAWKPQLPPEMRHFVDAWRPYNGISGE